In Vibrio celticus, one genomic interval encodes:
- the rluC gene encoding 23S rRNA pseudouridine(955/2504/2580) synthase RluC: protein MSEIRTQVQFVDIDEDMAGQRIDNFLRNQLKNIPKSMIYRIVRKGEVRVNKKRIKAEYKLKAGDLVRIPPVTIEEKTEENVPSTKLNKVSELEQCIIYEDDHMLILNKPSGTAVHGGSGLKFGAIEALRALRPDARFLELVHRIDRDTSGILLVAKKRSALRHLQAQFREKTVQKYYFALVMGEWKNSCKVVNAPLLKNEVNSIVRVNPNGKASETRFKVLEKFQEATLIQASPITGRTHQIRVHAQYTGHPIAWDDRYGDRRFDAYTGKVGLDRLFLHAANIKFTHPGSEEKMDISAPMERRLEKALTGLRKL from the coding sequence ATGAGCGAAATTAGAACCCAAGTCCAATTTGTCGACATTGACGAAGATATGGCTGGTCAGCGTATTGATAACTTCTTACGCAACCAATTAAAAAACATCCCGAAAAGCATGATTTACCGAATCGTGCGTAAAGGCGAAGTCCGCGTAAATAAAAAACGCATTAAGGCTGAGTACAAACTAAAAGCTGGCGATTTAGTTCGTATCCCTCCGGTTACTATTGAAGAGAAAACAGAAGAGAACGTGCCGAGCACGAAACTCAACAAGGTTTCAGAATTAGAACAGTGTATCATCTATGAAGATGATCACATGCTGATTCTTAACAAACCGTCTGGCACTGCTGTTCATGGTGGTAGCGGATTAAAGTTTGGCGCGATTGAAGCATTACGTGCGCTTCGCCCTGATGCTCGTTTTCTTGAATTAGTGCACCGTATCGATAGAGATACGTCTGGCATTTTGCTTGTTGCTAAGAAGCGCTCGGCGCTAAGACACCTTCAAGCACAGTTCCGTGAAAAAACGGTTCAAAAATACTACTTCGCTTTAGTCATGGGCGAATGGAAAAACAGCTGTAAAGTCGTCAACGCACCTTTGTTAAAAAATGAAGTGAATAGCATTGTACGAGTGAACCCGAATGGTAAAGCTTCTGAAACCCGTTTTAAGGTTTTAGAAAAATTCCAAGAAGCGACGTTGATTCAAGCTAGTCCAATTACAGGCCGTACACACCAAATTCGTGTGCACGCGCAGTATACTGGTCACCCAATTGCTTGGGATGATCGCTACGGTGATCGTCGTTTTGACGCTTACACGGGTAAGGTTGGTCTTGATCGTCTGTTCCTACATGCAGCAAACATCAAGTTCACACACCCAGGTAGTGAAGAGAAGATGGATATCTCGGCGCCAATGGAAAGAAGGCTAGAGAAAGCCCTAACCGGTTTACGTAAGCTTTAA
- the rne gene encoding ribonuclease E: MKRMLINATQKEELRVALVDGQRLFDLDIESPGHESKKANIYKGRITRIEPSLEAAFVDYGAERHGFLPLKEIAREYFPEGYTYQGRPSIKEVLKEGQEVIVQVEKEERGSKGAALTTFISLAGSYLVLMPNNPRAGGISRRIEGDERTQLKAALSTLELPQGMGLIVRTAGVGKSAEELEWDLNVLLNHWGAIKQASDSNAAPFLIHQESNVIVRAIRDYLRRDIGEILIDSNTIFERAQAHIQLIRPDFMNRVKKYDGEVPLFSHYQIESQIESAFQREVRLPSGGSIVIDPTEALTSIDINSARATKGGDIEETALNTNLEAADEIARQLRLRDLGGLVVIDFIDMTPVRHQREVESRLRDAVRLDRARVQIGRISRFGLLEMSRQRLSPSLAEASHHICPRCTGTGVVRDNESLALSVLRLIEEEALKDNTAQVLAVVPVPIASYLLNEKRRSVNHIEKNQEVKITVVPNSDMETPHFEVIRVREGEEFDLLSYLLPNKLEALKEAESKEPAEQTIRPKKIEEPALKGFAAPAQSAPTPAPAPKAVEEKKAEPAATQEPGLIGRFFKAIGSFLFGSSTQEEKKEEEKKEEEKPKNNRNNGNRQRRDRNDNRRRNQRGERGEQRNDRGERGDNRNENRDNKRRRKPARDEKPEEQKEAAPQQTRQPRKPKQDRRNKPRDEQKQREEQAPSKLAEEGLQLAAEAQAGKPEVPKAKPEAKAAKIKERRQRRKLNKQVRVKDQQAQAEDNASKEQVAAKELSVSKEQSVAQEQKVAEQVEATQANAKQTEQEEPKQRRNRRSPRHLRASGQRRRRGRDRRPNPFRLRKGGVASPEMAMGKVMPRFIPKPHHKQAKPEVAEVQVAAEAQTSVQEQNVALETAAQSNVAMAGGFACPELAMGKVIIRREEAAVEAQVAETPAVVEEAPVVVETAKVEAPVIAEATKVEAPVVAEAVQAEATPVVEAEAPKAESAKVEEAPVVKAEAPKAAPKAAVAKKQAGSPMTKAPGPQEIKEIEVIAAPFRTERFVSKGAGSQAASNKAGAAMTKPNY; this comes from the coding sequence ATGAAAAGAATGTTAATTAACGCAACTCAAAAAGAAGAGTTGCGTGTCGCTTTGGTTGACGGCCAGCGACTGTTCGATCTAGATATCGAAAGTCCAGGTCACGAGTCAAAGAAAGCGAATATCTACAAAGGACGTATTACCCGTATTGAGCCAAGCCTAGAAGCGGCATTCGTTGATTACGGCGCAGAACGTCACGGTTTCCTCCCTCTTAAAGAAATTGCCCGCGAATACTTCCCTGAAGGTTATACATACCAAGGCCGTCCTAGCATTAAAGAAGTGCTAAAAGAAGGCCAAGAAGTAATCGTACAAGTAGAGAAAGAAGAACGTGGTAGCAAAGGTGCTGCACTGACAACTTTCATCTCTTTAGCTGGTAGTTACTTAGTTCTTATGCCTAATAACCCTCGTGCTGGCGGTATTTCTCGTCGTATCGAAGGTGATGAACGCACTCAACTGAAAGCAGCATTAAGCACTCTTGAGCTTCCTCAAGGCATGGGCTTAATCGTGCGTACAGCGGGTGTTGGCAAAAGCGCAGAAGAGCTAGAGTGGGACCTGAATGTTCTATTGAATCATTGGGGCGCTATCAAGCAAGCTTCTGATTCAAATGCAGCTCCTTTCCTAATTCATCAAGAGAGTAACGTTATTGTTCGCGCAATTCGTGACTACCTACGTCGTGATATTGGCGAGATTCTAATCGACAGCAATACTATTTTTGAACGTGCACAAGCGCACATTCAATTAATACGCCCAGATTTCATGAATCGCGTTAAAAAATACGATGGTGAAGTGCCACTATTCAGCCATTACCAGATTGAAAGCCAGATCGAATCTGCTTTCCAACGTGAAGTTCGTCTTCCATCTGGTGGTTCTATCGTAATCGACCCAACAGAAGCACTGACTTCTATCGATATCAACTCTGCTCGTGCAACAAAGGGCGGCGATATTGAAGAAACAGCACTGAACACTAACCTAGAAGCTGCCGATGAAATTGCACGTCAATTACGTCTACGTGACCTAGGTGGTCTTGTTGTAATCGACTTTATCGATATGACTCCGGTTCGCCACCAACGCGAAGTAGAAAGCCGTCTACGTGATGCCGTTCGTTTAGATCGCGCACGTGTTCAGATTGGTCGTATTTCTCGCTTTGGTCTTCTAGAGATGTCTCGTCAACGTTTGAGCCCATCACTAGCAGAAGCAAGCCACCACATTTGTCCTCGTTGTACAGGTACTGGTGTTGTTCGTGATAACGAATCTCTAGCACTTTCTGTTCTACGTTTGATTGAAGAAGAAGCTCTAAAAGACAACACAGCACAAGTGCTTGCTGTTGTGCCTGTTCCAATCGCTTCTTACCTTCTGAACGAAAAACGACGCTCAGTAAACCACATCGAGAAGAACCAAGAAGTTAAGATCACTGTTGTTCCTAACTCAGACATGGAAACGCCGCATTTTGAGGTTATCCGTGTTCGTGAAGGTGAAGAGTTCGATCTACTATCTTACTTGCTGCCTAACAAGCTAGAAGCTCTAAAAGAAGCGGAAAGCAAAGAGCCTGCTGAACAGACTATTCGTCCTAAGAAGATCGAAGAACCTGCTCTGAAAGGCTTCGCAGCTCCTGCTCAATCAGCACCAACTCCTGCTCCAGCACCTAAAGCTGTAGAAGAGAAGAAAGCTGAACCAGCCGCGACTCAAGAACCAGGCCTAATTGGTCGTTTCTTCAAAGCTATCGGTAGCTTCTTATTTGGCTCTTCAACTCAAGAAGAGAAAAAAGAAGAAGAGAAGAAAGAAGAAGAAAAACCTAAAAACAATCGCAACAACGGCAACCGTCAACGCCGTGATCGTAACGATAACCGTCGTCGTAACCAACGTGGTGAGCGTGGCGAACAGCGTAACGACCGTGGTGAACGTGGCGACAATCGTAACGAAAACCGTGACAACAAACGCCGTCGTAAGCCAGCTCGTGATGAGAAGCCTGAAGAGCAAAAAGAAGCAGCTCCACAGCAAACTCGTCAGCCTCGCAAGCCTAAGCAAGACCGTCGCAACAAGCCACGTGATGAGCAGAAGCAACGCGAAGAGCAAGCACCATCTAAATTAGCAGAAGAAGGTCTACAGCTAGCGGCAGAAGCACAAGCTGGAAAACCGGAAGTGCCTAAGGCTAAGCCTGAAGCGAAAGCAGCTAAGATTAAAGAGCGTCGTCAGCGTCGTAAACTGAACAAGCAAGTTCGTGTTAAAGACCAGCAAGCTCAAGCTGAAGATAATGCTTCAAAAGAGCAAGTTGCAGCTAAAGAACTATCTGTTTCAAAAGAACAGTCAGTAGCTCAAGAGCAAAAAGTTGCGGAACAAGTAGAAGCGACTCAAGCGAATGCAAAGCAAACTGAACAGGAAGAGCCGAAACAACGTCGTAACCGTCGTTCTCCACGTCACCTACGTGCAAGTGGTCAACGTCGTCGTCGCGGTCGTGATCGTCGCCCTAACCCATTCCGCCTACGTAAAGGTGGTGTAGCTTCTCCAGAGATGGCTATGGGTAAAGTGATGCCTCGCTTCATTCCAAAACCTCACCACAAGCAGGCAAAACCTGAAGTGGCTGAAGTTCAAGTAGCAGCTGAAGCTCAAACATCGGTTCAAGAGCAGAATGTTGCTCTTGAGACGGCAGCACAAAGCAACGTAGCAATGGCTGGCGGCTTCGCATGTCCTGAACTAGCTATGGGCAAAGTGATTATCCGTCGCGAAGAAGCTGCTGTTGAAGCTCAGGTAGCTGAGACTCCTGCAGTCGTTGAAGAAGCACCAGTGGTTGTTGAAACCGCGAAAGTTGAAGCTCCAGTGATTGCAGAAGCGACGAAAGTTGAAGCGCCTGTTGTAGCAGAAGCTGTGCAAGCAGAAGCAACACCAGTTGTTGAAGCTGAAGCGCCTAAAGCTGAAAGTGCAAAAGTTGAAGAAGCACCTGTTGTTAAAGCAGAAGCTCCTAAAGCGGCACCAAAGGCAGCTGTTGCTAAGAAGCAAGCCGGTTCACCAATGACTAAAGCTCCTGGTCCTCAAGAGATCAAAGAGATTGAAGTGATTGCAGCTCCGTTCCGCACTGAACGTTTTGTATCGAAAGGTGCAGGCAGTCAGGCAGCGTCGAAC